A region of the bacterium genome:
ATCGAATAATGAACTGATTGATTCGTGACAGTGCTGTCGGCGTATAGCCTCGGCAAAGAGAGGGGCAACTGTCAGCACTTCAATCTTATCAAGGCGCTTTTCAGGCGTAAG
Encoded here:
- a CDS encoding ribose-phosphate pyrophosphokinase (catalyzes the formation of 5-phospho-alpha-D-ribose 1-phosphate from D-ribose 5-phosphate and ATP); translated protein: LTPEKRLDKIEVLTVAPLFAEAIRRQHCHESISSLFDD